A single window of Jeotgalibacillus haloalkalitolerans DNA harbors:
- the efp gene encoding elongation factor P, giving the protein MISVNDFKTGLTIEVDGGIWRVMDFQHVKPGKGAAFVRSKLRNLRTGAVQEKTFRAGEKVAKAQIDNKRMQYLYANGDMHVFMDNESYEQIELPAAQIEYELKFLKENMEVQIMMYQAETLGLELPNTVELEVTETEPGIKGDTSSGGSKPATVETGLTVNVPFFVNEGDKLVINTTDGTYVSRVQ; this is encoded by the coding sequence ATGATTTCAGTGAATGATTTTAAAACAGGTCTAACAATAGAAGTAGATGGCGGTATCTGGAGAGTCATGGACTTCCAGCACGTAAAGCCGGGTAAGGGTGCTGCATTCGTACGCTCAAAACTGCGTAACCTGCGTACAGGAGCGGTACAGGAAAAAACATTCAGAGCAGGGGAAAAGGTTGCGAAAGCACAGATTGATAACAAGCGTATGCAGTACCTTTATGCAAATGGAGATATGCATGTATTCATGGATAATGAATCCTATGAACAAATCGAACTTCCAGCTGCACAGATCGAATATGAATTAAAATTCCTGAAAGAAAATATGGAAGTACAGATCATGATGTATCAGGCTGAGACGTTAGGTCTTGAGCTGCCTAATACGGTAGAACTTGAAGTGACTGAAACAGAGCCGGGTATCAAAGGTGATACGTCAAGCGGCGGATCTAAGCCTGCAACAGTTGAAACAGGTTTAACTGTAAACGTTCCTTTCTTTGTCAATGAAGGAGATAAGCTGGTCATCAATACAACAGATGGAACTTATGTATCCCGCGTACAATAA
- a CDS encoding M24 family metallopeptidase, with protein sequence MSKIEKLRKEIAGKADGILITSPYNRRYMTNFTGSAGAVLISADKAVFITDFRYTEQAEKQAEGYEVVTHKAPITKEIADQCEKLSIKKLGIESDHLVLSTYKQYEEHIKAELIPLSGTVEKLRLIKSPDEIKIIKEAADIADAAFKHILDFIQPGRTEIEVSNELEFFMRNAGAVSSSFDIIVASGVRSALPHGVASNKTIEKGDFVTLDYGALHKGYASDMTRTLAVGEPDEKLKEIYQVTLDAQLKAMDEIKPGLTGKEADAIARDYIASKGYGDYFGHSLGHGLGMEVHEGPGLSFRSETKLETNMVVTVEPGIYLPGIGGVRIEDDTVITENGNETLTHSTKDLIIL encoded by the coding sequence ATGAGTAAAATTGAAAAGTTAAGAAAAGAGATTGCCGGTAAAGCTGACGGTATACTGATTACGAGTCCTTATAATCGCAGGTACATGACAAACTTTACAGGATCTGCGGGAGCAGTGTTAATTTCAGCAGATAAAGCTGTATTTATCACGGACTTCAGATATACAGAACAGGCGGAGAAACAGGCTGAGGGCTATGAAGTTGTCACTCACAAAGCGCCAATAACTAAAGAAATTGCTGATCAGTGTGAAAAACTCAGCATTAAAAAGCTGGGGATTGAATCAGACCATCTTGTATTAAGTACATATAAACAATATGAAGAGCACATCAAAGCAGAGCTGATCCCGCTATCAGGTACTGTTGAAAAACTGAGATTAATTAAATCACCGGATGAAATTAAGATTATAAAAGAAGCAGCTGACATTGCTGACGCAGCATTCAAGCATATTCTTGATTTCATTCAGCCAGGCAGAACAGAAATTGAAGTATCAAATGAACTTGAGTTCTTTATGAGAAATGCAGGGGCAGTCTCCTCATCATTTGATATTATTGTGGCAAGCGGTGTGCGTTCTGCACTTCCGCACGGTGTGGCAAGCAATAAAACGATTGAAAAAGGCGACTTTGTCACACTCGATTACGGTGCGCTGCACAAAGGGTATGCATCTGATATGACAAGAACTTTAGCGGTTGGTGAGCCGGATGAAAAACTGAAGGAAATTTATCAGGTAACGCTTGATGCACAGTTAAAAGCAATGGATGAAATTAAACCGGGACTGACTGGTAAAGAGGCTGACGCCATTGCGCGTGACTATATCGCATCTAAAGGATACGGGGATTATTTTGGACATTCACTCGGTCACGGACTCGGTATGGAAGTACACGAAGGACCAGGCTTGTCGTTCCGTTCAGAAACAAAACTGGAAACAAATATGGTTGTGACGGTTGAACCGGGGATCTACCTTCCGGGAATCGGAGGAGTCAGAATTGAAGATGACACAGTCATTACTGAAAATGGCAATGAAACATTGACTCACTCGACAAAAGATCTGATTATCCTTTAA
- the aroQ gene encoding type II 3-dehydroquinate dehydratase produces the protein MERILMLNGPNLNRLGKREPEIYGTDTLESIENKLISIAEKQGFALIARQSNHEGELIEALHDAEDQHFKGVVFNPAAYTHTSIALRDAVASISVPVVEVHLSNIHAREPFRHQSMIAAEAIGQIAGFGVYGYEMALNALIKHTKGNDHE, from the coding sequence GTGGAGAGGATTTTAATGCTGAACGGCCCAAATCTGAACAGGCTGGGTAAAAGAGAGCCTGAGATCTATGGGACTGATACACTTGAATCAATTGAAAACAAGCTGATATCAATCGCTGAAAAGCAGGGGTTTGCTTTGATTGCCAGACAGTCGAATCATGAAGGCGAATTAATTGAAGCGCTGCATGATGCGGAAGATCAGCATTTTAAAGGTGTGGTTTTTAACCCCGCGGCCTATACACATACAAGCATCGCCTTAAGAGACGCTGTGGCATCGATCTCGGTACCTGTAGTAGAGGTTCATTTATCAAATATCCATGCGCGCGAGCCTTTTCGCCATCAGTCAATGATTGCAGCTGAAGCGATTGGGCAAATTGCCGGATTCGGCGTTTATGGATACGAAATGGCTTTAAATGCTCTTATCAAACATACAAAGGGGAATGATCATGAGTAA
- a CDS encoding YqhR family membrane protein — protein sequence MEFPTIKRIPLAIYTSIAGAFLFYSLYRIYVFFHFIEKELLKPGFSFIAADFQKGWLSEIIFFVIILCCSVLWALIYYVLFKNSHTVFPGILSGLFVLGALLLAGWFFEWRIDPAVLKTRTIVSLFSLFILYGLFTGYSISYEEPYKVNQPEK from the coding sequence ATGGAGTTTCCTACAATTAAAAGAATCCCGTTAGCCATCTACACTTCAATCGCCGGTGCTTTTCTTTTCTATAGCCTGTACCGTATTTATGTGTTTTTTCATTTTATTGAAAAAGAGCTGTTAAAACCGGGTTTTTCTTTCATTGCTGCTGATTTTCAAAAAGGCTGGCTCAGTGAAATAATTTTTTTCGTGATTATACTTTGCTGTTCAGTGCTTTGGGCACTCATTTATTATGTGCTGTTTAAAAACAGTCATACCGTTTTTCCGGGTATACTGTCAGGTTTATTTGTACTCGGGGCACTGCTGCTCGCAGGCTGGTTTTTTGAATGGCGTATTGATCCTGCAGTACTTAAAACAAGGACAATTGTATCCCTTTTTTCACTGTTTATTTTATATGGTCTGTTTACGGGATATTCAATTTCTTATGAAGAACCTTATAAAGTGAATCAGCCGGAAAAATGA
- a CDS encoding DUF1385 domain-containing protein, with protein sequence MKNQKPAYGGQAVMEGVMFGGKRHTVTAIRRKDDSIEYFDLPRKQNPTFQKLKKVPFLRGIIALIEASANGTQHLNFSSERYDVLPEEDEKVQQEQKSSKLEMVFGIAAIGVLSFLFGKFVFTLIPVFLAELFRFAVPGDVGQVMLESVFKVILLLAYIYFISLTPLIKRVFQYHGAEHKVINAYENNLPLTVENVQSQSRLHYRCGSSFILFTVIVGMFVYLLVPTEPLTARILNRIALIPVVLGISFEVLQITNKVRDIPVLKFLGYPGLWLQLLTTKEPKDDQVEVAIASFNKMLEMEEEAEKGLKKAALV encoded by the coding sequence ATGAAAAATCAAAAACCCGCATATGGCGGACAGGCTGTAATGGAGGGTGTCATGTTTGGCGGTAAACGGCACACCGTTACTGCAATTAGGAGAAAAGATGATTCAATAGAATATTTCGATCTCCCAAGAAAACAGAACCCTACTTTTCAGAAACTGAAAAAAGTTCCTTTCTTAAGAGGAATTATTGCATTGATCGAAGCAAGCGCAAATGGAACACAGCACCTGAATTTCTCAAGTGAAAGATATGATGTACTACCTGAAGAAGATGAAAAAGTACAGCAGGAACAAAAATCTTCCAAGCTCGAAATGGTATTCGGTATCGCCGCAATTGGTGTTCTATCCTTCTTGTTCGGGAAATTTGTCTTTACTTTAATTCCTGTTTTCCTTGCAGAACTTTTTCGTTTTGCTGTACCGGGGGATGTTGGACAGGTCATGCTTGAGAGTGTATTCAAAGTGATTTTGCTGCTGGCATACATTTACTTTATATCACTGACCCCTTTGATTAAAAGAGTGTTTCAATATCACGGGGCTGAGCATAAAGTAATCAACGCTTATGAGAACAACTTACCGTTAACTGTGGAAAATGTGCAGTCCCAATCAAGACTTCATTACCGCTGTGGTTCAAGTTTTATTTTGTTCACTGTTATTGTCGGGATGTTTGTTTATTTGCTGGTACCGACTGAACCTTTAACCGCACGGATCTTAAACCGGATTGCGCTGATACCTGTTGTACTTGGTATTTCCTTTGAGGTACTTCAGATCACTAACAAGGTTCGTGATATCCCTGTATTGAAATTCCTTGGTTACCCGGGGCTCTGGCTTCAGTTACTGACAACAAAAGAACCGAAAGATGACCAGGTCGAAGTAGCGATCGCTTCATTCAATAAGATGCTTGAAATGGAAGAAGAGGCTGAAAAAGGTTTAAAAAAAGCTGCACTTGTCTAA
- a CDS encoding SA1362 family protein, with product MNVKNIVFYAVIGLGALGLISMILFEPGSLLRTILTYALLAAAIYGIYRFVISRRGNSQENNAYKKAVRQSKKKYQPAKQAKSSKVRKIQPAQRKPAKKASAARLNGPKLTVIEGKKGKKKKRMTL from the coding sequence TTGAATGTTAAAAATATCGTTTTCTATGCCGTTATTGGTCTTGGAGCGCTTGGATTAATATCAATGATTTTATTTGAACCCGGTTCACTGCTCAGAACGATCCTGACTTACGCACTGCTCGCCGCTGCGATTTATGGTATTTACCGCTTTGTGATTTCACGCAGAGGCAATAGTCAGGAAAACAATGCATATAAGAAAGCTGTCCGTCAGTCTAAAAAGAAATATCAGCCTGCTAAACAGGCAAAATCTTCAAAGGTCAGAAAGATTCAGCCCGCTCAAAGAAAACCGGCCAAAAAAGCCAGTGCAGCCAGATTGAATGGGCCGAAGCTGACTGTGATTGAAGGCAAAAAAGGTAAAAAGAAAAAGCGCATGACACTTTAA
- a CDS encoding vitamin B12-dependent ribonucleotide reductase, with the protein MAQVSASAPALNKEKLNEDIQSFEVVHPITEDMTLTHKGVSRLVMLDRYAFKDTEKKTLSEGDFVVLTIREDPKFPARGLGFIKEIDWEKGVASVQVEDEFKNSLDTPKEIESGIVVRSLDVIEKPLEVYYEQIARRNATGLASVEKTADLQKEWTEKFYQELSSMRFVPAGRVLYGAGAKTDVTFFNCYVMPFIQDSREGISDHRKQVMEIMSRGGGVGTNGSTLRPRNTLARGVNGKSSGSVSWLDDIAKLTHLVEQGGSRRGAQMIMLSDWHPDIIEFIISKMQNPRILRFLLETTNDDFIKKIAQEKLKFTPLTEQEAAMYQSIVNYESIEGYGGFNQEIIDDAKQKLAEGGNYSVHNPEFLTGANISVCLTDDFMKAVDEDQDYALRFPHVEAYSKEEMARYNSEWHEIGDVRKWEAQGNKVRTYRTIKAKELWNLINICATYSAEPGIFFIDNANDMTNAKAYGQQVVATNPCGEQPLAPFSVCNLAAVNLAEFADKKNKTVRFDKLRETVATGVRMQDNVIDATPYFLEENKKQALGERRVGLGVMGLADLLIYCEKEYGSEEGNQLVDQIFETIAVTAYETSVELSKERGSFPFLEGETEEETKRLREAFIHSGYMKKMPEHVRQAILESGIRNSHLLTVAPTGSTGTMVGVATGLEPYFSYTYYRSGRLGKFIEVKADIVKEYLELNNKTEEDELPSFFVTAMELAPEAHADTQCVIQRWIDSSISKTVNAPKGYSVEQVESVYERLYRGGAKGGTVYVDGSRDSQVLTLKAEENKEEKPREKQNVVLIDTIQDLRSTNVTIGSEIGNTCPVCRKGTVKEIGGCNTCTNCNAQLKCGL; encoded by the coding sequence GTGGCCCAGGTATCAGCTTCAGCGCCAGCATTAAATAAAGAAAAACTAAATGAGGACATTCAGTCGTTCGAGGTGGTTCATCCGATCACAGAAGACATGACTTTGACGCATAAAGGTGTATCAAGGCTTGTTATGCTCGACCGTTATGCGTTCAAGGACACTGAAAAGAAAACATTAAGTGAAGGGGATTTTGTCGTATTGACGATCAGGGAAGATCCCAAATTTCCGGCACGCGGTCTTGGCTTTATCAAAGAAATTGACTGGGAAAAAGGTGTCGCTTCAGTACAGGTGGAAGATGAGTTCAAAAATTCACTGGATACACCAAAAGAAATTGAATCAGGCATTGTTGTGAGATCACTTGATGTCATCGAAAAGCCGCTTGAAGTTTACTATGAGCAGATTGCACGCAGAAATGCCACAGGCCTTGCATCTGTCGAAAAAACAGCTGATTTGCAGAAAGAATGGACTGAAAAATTTTATCAGGAACTTTCAAGTATGCGATTTGTACCGGCCGGCCGCGTATTATACGGAGCAGGTGCAAAAACGGATGTGACGTTCTTCAACTGTTACGTAATGCCGTTTATACAGGACTCAAGAGAAGGTATATCAGATCACCGTAAGCAGGTCATGGAGATCATGAGCCGCGGCGGCGGCGTTGGAACAAACGGTTCTACACTGAGACCAAGAAATACGCTTGCAAGAGGTGTAAATGGTAAATCATCAGGTTCTGTATCATGGCTTGATGATATTGCAAAGCTGACTCATCTTGTTGAACAGGGTGGTTCAAGACGTGGTGCACAAATGATTATGCTCTCAGATTGGCACCCCGATATTATTGAATTTATTATTTCTAAAATGCAGAATCCAAGAATTTTGAGATTCCTGCTTGAAACAACAAACGACGACTTTATTAAGAAAATTGCACAGGAAAAGCTTAAGTTCACGCCGCTGACTGAGCAGGAAGCTGCGATGTACCAAAGCATAGTCAACTACGAAAGTATTGAAGGCTATGGTGGATTTAATCAGGAAATTATTGATGACGCGAAGCAGAAACTTGCAGAAGGCGGTAACTACTCCGTTCACAACCCGGAATTCCTGACTGGTGCAAATATTTCTGTCTGTCTGACGGATGACTTTATGAAAGCTGTGGATGAGGATCAGGACTATGCACTGAGATTCCCGCATGTAGAAGCGTACTCTAAAGAAGAAATGGCCCGTTATAATTCAGAGTGGCATGAAATCGGGGATGTGCGGAAGTGGGAAGCACAGGGCAATAAAGTCAGAACATATCGCACAATCAAGGCAAAAGAGCTTTGGAACCTGATCAATATCTGTGCAACTTATTCTGCAGAGCCAGGCATTTTCTTTATTGATAATGCGAACGACATGACAAATGCAAAAGCATACGGCCAGCAGGTTGTAGCTACAAATCCGTGTGGAGAACAACCACTTGCACCATTTTCCGTCTGTAACCTTGCTGCTGTTAACCTTGCAGAGTTTGCAGATAAGAAAAACAAAACAGTGCGTTTTGACAAGCTGAGAGAAACAGTTGCAACAGGTGTAAGAATGCAGGACAACGTCATTGATGCTACACCTTATTTTCTTGAAGAGAATAAGAAACAGGCGCTTGGGGAGCGTCGTGTAGGTCTTGGTGTAATGGGTCTTGCAGATCTTCTGATTTATTGTGAAAAAGAATACGGTTCAGAAGAGGGAAATCAATTAGTAGATCAAATATTTGAAACAATCGCAGTAACTGCTTATGAAACGTCAGTTGAACTGTCAAAAGAGCGTGGTTCATTCCCGTTCCTTGAAGGTGAAACAGAGGAAGAGACGAAGCGTCTGAGAGAAGCATTTATTCATTCAGGCTATATGAAAAAAATGCCTGAACATGTAAGACAGGCGATTCTTGAAAGCGGCATCCGTAATTCACACTTACTGACTGTCGCGCCAACAGGCAGTACGGGTACAATGGTTGGTGTTGCAACCGGTCTTGAACCTTACTTCTCTTACACATATTACAGAAGTGGCCGCCTTGGTAAATTTATTGAAGTAAAAGCGGATATTGTTAAAGAATATCTTGAATTGAATAATAAAACTGAAGAAGATGAGCTGCCTTCATTCTTCGTAACAGCAATGGAGCTTGCACCTGAAGCACATGCTGATACCCAGTGTGTCATTCAGAGATGGATTGACAGTTCAATTTCCAAAACTGTAAATGCGCCAAAAGGCTATTCAGTTGAACAGGTTGAAAGCGTATATGAGAGACTGTACCGTGGTGGAGCAAAAGGCGGAACAGTATATGTTGACGGAAGCCGTGACAGCCAGGTGCTGACATTAAAGGCTGAGGAAAACAAAGAAGAAAAGCCGAGAGAAAAGCAGAATGTTGTGTTGATTGATACGATTCAGGATCTGCGCTCAACAAACGTCACAATCGGTTCAGAAATAGGGAATACATGCCCTGTCTGCCGTAAAGGAACAGTTAAGGAGATCGGCGGCTGTAACACATGTACAAACTGTAACGCACAGTTGAAATGCGGATTGTAA
- a CDS encoding rhodanese-like domain-containing protein, which produces MESLYVLIIVLAAIILYSVFTYFRQKKILKTLTEEEFKAGYRKAQLIDVREQKEYDGGHILGARNIPLSQLKMRLGEIRADKPVYIYCQNGMRSGRAAQLLHKKGVKDLYQLQGGFKKWTGKIKRK; this is translated from the coding sequence TTGGAGTCATTATATGTACTGATCATTGTGCTTGCTGCAATCATTCTTTATTCAGTTTTCACTTACTTCAGACAGAAAAAAATTCTGAAGACATTAACTGAAGAAGAATTCAAGGCAGGTTACCGTAAAGCACAGCTGATCGATGTCCGTGAGCAGAAAGAATATGACGGGGGTCATATTTTAGGAGCAAGAAATATTCCATTGTCACAATTGAAAATGCGACTTGGCGAAATCCGCGCTGATAAGCCGGTTTATATTTACTGCCAGAATGGAATGAGAAGCGGCCGTGCAGCACAGCTGTTACACAAAAAAGGCGTAAAAGACCTTTATCAGCTGCAGGGTGGATTTAAAAAGTGGACAGGTAAAATTAAGCGTAAATAA
- the gcvPB gene encoding aminomethyl-transferring glycine dehydrogenase subunit GcvPB, with translation MRNENQPLIFELSREGRIGYSLPELDVPESNIEGLLPEGFARKEAPELPEVSELDIMRHYTALSKRNHGVDSGFYPLGSCTMKYNPKVNEAVARYAGFAHIHPLQDESTVQGAMEMMYDLQEHLVEITGMDEVTLQPAAGAHGEWTGLMMIRAFHEANGDFNRTKVIVPDSAHGTNPASATVAGFETVTVKSNENGLVDLEDLKRVVDDQTAALMLTNPNTLGLFEEDILEMASIIHDAGGKLYYDGANLNAVLAKARPGDMGFDVVHLNLHKTFTGPHGGGGPGSGPVGVKKDLIPYLPKPVLVKTEEGYTFDYNRPDSIGRVKPYYGNFGINVRAYTYIRTMGPDGLKAVSENAVINANYMMRRLAEYFDLPYDRHCKHEFVISGKRQKKLGVRTLDIAKRLLDFGFHPPTIYFPINVEECMMIEPTETESKETLDSFIEAMIQIAKEAEENPEIVQEAPHTTVISRLDETQAARKPVLRYMKKEPVEV, from the coding sequence ATGCGTAATGAAAACCAGCCGCTAATTTTTGAATTGTCACGTGAAGGAAGAATCGGTTACAGCCTGCCTGAGCTTGATGTGCCGGAATCAAACATTGAGGGACTGCTGCCTGAGGGTTTTGCGCGAAAGGAAGCACCTGAGCTGCCGGAAGTATCAGAACTTGATATTATGCGTCATTATACAGCACTGTCTAAGCGTAATCACGGTGTAGATTCAGGATTTTACCCGCTTGGCAGCTGTACAATGAAATATAACCCGAAAGTAAATGAAGCGGTTGCGCGTTATGCAGGGTTTGCCCATATTCACCCGCTTCAGGATGAAAGTACAGTACAGGGCGCAATGGAAATGATGTATGACCTGCAGGAGCATCTTGTAGAGATTACCGGTATGGATGAAGTGACACTTCAGCCTGCTGCAGGTGCACACGGAGAGTGGACCGGCCTGATGATGATCAGAGCTTTCCACGAGGCAAATGGTGATTTTAACCGTACAAAAGTCATTGTACCGGACTCTGCACACGGGACGAATCCGGCTTCTGCGACAGTTGCAGGCTTTGAAACGGTCACAGTTAAGTCAAATGAAAACGGTCTTGTTGACCTTGAAGACTTAAAGAGGGTAGTGGATGATCAGACAGCTGCACTGATGCTGACGAATCCGAATACACTCGGTCTTTTCGAAGAAGATATTCTTGAAATGGCTTCTATCATTCATGATGCCGGCGGAAAGCTGTATTATGATGGTGCAAACCTGAATGCTGTTCTTGCTAAAGCACGTCCTGGAGATATGGGCTTTGATGTTGTTCACTTAAATCTTCATAAAACATTCACCGGTCCTCACGGCGGTGGTGGTCCAGGCTCAGGTCCGGTTGGCGTGAAAAAGGATTTGATTCCATACCTGCCAAAGCCTGTCCTTGTTAAAACTGAAGAAGGCTATACATTTGACTATAACCGCCCGGATTCAATCGGCCGTGTAAAACCTTACTACGGTAACTTCGGCATCAACGTACGTGCATATACGTATATCAGAACGATGGGTCCTGATGGGTTAAAGGCAGTAAGTGAAAATGCGGTCATTAATGCAAACTATATGATGAGAAGACTGGCTGAGTATTTTGATCTGCCTTATGACAGACATTGTAAGCACGAATTCGTTATCAGTGGAAAGCGTCAGAAAAAGCTTGGTGTCCGTACGCTGGATATTGCAAAGAGACTGCTTGACTTCGGGTTCCATCCGCCAACTATCTATTTCCCGATTAACGTTGAGGAATGTATGATGATTGAGCCGACTGAAACTGAATCAAAAGAAACACTTGATTCATTTATTGAAGCCATGATCCAGATTGCAAAAGAAGCGGAAGAAAACCCTGAAATTGTTCAGGAAGCACCGCATACGACTGTAATCAGCCGTCTTGATGAGACACAGGCAGCACGTAAGCCGGTTCTCAGATATATGAAAAAAGAACCGGTAGAAGTTTAA
- the gcvPA gene encoding aminomethyl-transferring glycine dehydrogenase subunit GcvPA gives MKHRYLPMTEQDQKDMLKTIGVSSVEELFEDIPEKVRFKGELNIKPAKTESALMKELAQLAGKNADTQKNTSFLGAGVYDHYSPVIMDHVISRSEFYTAYTPYQPEISQGELQAIFEFQTMIAELTGMDVANSSMYDGGTSFAEAAMLSAGQTKRKKVLVSGAVHPESKAVLETYAAGQHIEVVTVPEKDGATDLDALKGLMSDEIAAVMVQYPNFFGQIERLDQIEELAHGQKAMFVVSSNPLSLGALTPPGDFGADIVVGDAQPFGLPQSFGGPHCGYFAVTKKLMRKVPGRLVGETNDEEGQRGYVLTLQAREQHIRRDKATSNICSNQALNALASSVTMTALGKQGIKEIAHQNLQKAAYAKKQLQAAGLSVVNGGYTFNEFVVELKQPVSEVNKALMEKNIIGGYDLGRDFDNRQNQMLIAVTEQRTKEEIDQLAEELKQYA, from the coding sequence ATGAAGCATCGTTACTTACCAATGACTGAACAGGATCAGAAGGATATGCTGAAAACAATTGGCGTTTCATCTGTGGAGGAACTTTTTGAGGATATTCCTGAAAAGGTACGTTTTAAAGGGGAACTGAATATTAAGCCGGCAAAGACAGAATCAGCGCTGATGAAAGAGCTTGCGCAGCTGGCTGGGAAGAATGCCGATACACAGAAGAATACGTCTTTTCTTGGAGCAGGTGTATACGACCACTATTCACCGGTAATCATGGACCACGTAATATCAAGATCAGAATTTTATACAGCTTATACACCTTATCAGCCTGAAATTTCACAGGGCGAATTACAGGCCATTTTTGAATTCCAGACGATGATTGCAGAACTCACAGGAATGGACGTTGCAAACTCCTCAATGTATGACGGAGGCACATCGTTTGCTGAAGCTGCAATGCTATCAGCCGGTCAGACTAAGCGGAAGAAAGTGCTCGTATCAGGAGCCGTTCATCCTGAATCAAAAGCGGTTCTTGAAACATATGCAGCCGGTCAGCATATTGAAGTCGTAACAGTCCCTGAAAAAGATGGCGCAACGGATCTTGATGCATTAAAAGGTTTAATGTCCGATGAGATCGCTGCAGTCATGGTACAGTACCCGAACTTCTTCGGACAGATCGAAAGACTCGATCAGATTGAGGAATTAGCACACGGGCAAAAAGCAATGTTTGTTGTATCTTCCAATCCTCTGTCACTTGGTGCGCTGACACCGCCAGGCGATTTTGGTGCAGACATTGTTGTTGGTGACGCACAGCCATTCGGTCTTCCACAGTCATTCGGCGGTCCGCACTGCGGCTATTTTGCAGTGACCAAAAAGCTCATGCGAAAAGTACCAGGACGTCTTGTCGGTGAAACAAATGATGAAGAAGGTCAGCGCGGATATGTATTGACACTTCAGGCACGCGAGCAGCATATCAGAAGAGACAAAGCAACTTCAAATATCTGTTCTAACCAGGCCCTGAATGCATTAGCTTCCTCTGTTACGATGACAGCTCTCGGCAAGCAGGGGATTAAAGAAATTGCACACCAGAACCTGCAGAAAGCTGCATACGCAAAGAAGCAGCTTCAGGCAGCCGGCTTGAGCGTTGTAAACGGTGGATATACATTCAATGAATTTGTTGTGGAGCTTAAACAGCCGGTATCAGAAGTCAATAAAGCCCTGATGGAGAAAAACATCATTGGCGGATATGATCTTGGAAGAGACTTTGACAACCGTCAGAATCAGATGCTCATTGCAGTGACGGAACAGAGAACTAAAGAAGAAATTGATCAATTGGCAGAGGAGCTGAAACAATATGCGTAA